A window of Diospyros lotus cultivar Yz01 chromosome 14, ASM1463336v1, whole genome shotgun sequence contains these coding sequences:
- the LOC127790827 gene encoding uncharacterized protein LOC127790827: MKEIDKKKSPNTNQTKRSVRSERRERKVPQDRACKISTTKKAESKTSHTKADSNSSVSDSNTGTESSEVYENMVIHYVDDGNRTEETSGSGDSNELVDKDNKDEINDHSSALEKEEKQGNEEESDCETIKDSISSQGDSQTAEDEKVDNSSTVSKKVYEKDSPDSQSHASKVKSEQGRNNLQVKASHNTPKKDSKSNEGPSKKIVSDENSKYIKISPKSSSEPSEGVDEKPLEDAKEVDVLDAASNGAHSVESDDGTLNVDGHGNPEGQAALDQKIEELETRIEKFEEELREVAALEIALYSIVPEHGSSAHKVHTPARRLSRLYIHACKYWSLDKRATVGRNTVSGLVLVAKSCSNDVPRLTFWLSNTVVLREIISQTFGNSCNSSSISRIIELNGEGKKNEGKSSSLKWKGNSGSRPTSNHGLMQFVDDWQETRTFTAALEKVESWIFSRIVESIWWQNLTPNMQSPLEDLDVNKTVGRVSGPALGDQQQGNFSINLWRNAFQDAFKRLCPIRAGGHECGCLPVLARLVMEQCIARLDVAMFNAILRESAHEIPTDPVSDPIIDSKVLPIPAGDLSFGSGAQLKNSIGNWSRWLTELFGIDADDVLREYDHNNDDPQGGDAELKHFHLLNSLSDLLMLPKDMLMDRSIRTEVCPSISLPLVKRILCNFTPDEFCPEPVPGAVLEALNAECIIERRLSGETASSFPYPAAPVIYTPPSPANVAEKVAEAGGNSQLARNASVIQRKGYTSDDELEELESPLACIIDKMPSSPSGIANGNGKGKEEQMNSIGIARYELLREVWLA; this comes from the exons ATGAAGGAGATTGACAAGAAGAAAAGTCCGAACACTAATCAAACAAAACGTTCGGTAAGATCTGAAAGACGGGAGCGTAAAGTGCCACAAGACAGGGCCTGCAAAATTTCTACTACAAAAAAAGCGGAATCTAAAACTTCACATACTAAAGCTGACTCGAATTCATCAGTAAGCGATTCAAATACAGGTACAGAGTCCTCCGAAGTTTATGAAAACATGGTTATACATTATGTGGATGATGGTAACAGGACTGAGGAGACTTCTGGTTCTGGAGATTCCAATGAACTGGTTGACAAAGACAATAAGGATGAAATAAATGACCATTCTAGTGCTttggagaaagaagagaagcaGGGGAATGAAGAAGAATCAGATTGTGAGACAATAAAAGATTCAATATCTTCTCAAGGGGATTCACAAACAGCTGAGGATGAGAAAGTAGATAATTCTTCAACAGTTTCTAAAAAGGTCTATGAAAAGGATTCCCCTGACAGCCAATCCCATGCTTCTAAAGTGAAATCTGAACAAGGAAGAAATAATTTGCAGGTCAAGGCATCACACAACACCCCTAAGAAAGACTCAAAATCCAATGAAGGGCCTTCTAAAAAGATTGTATCtgatgaaaactcaaaatatataaagatttcACCAAAATCTTCCTCAGAACCCTCTGAAGGTGTTGATGAGAAGCCCCTAGAGGATGCAAAGGAAGTGGATGTATTGGATGCTGCCTCAAATGGTGCTCATAGCGTTGAAAGTGATGATGGAACACTCAATGTTGATGGACATGGCAACCCTGAAGGTCAGGCAGCTTTAGaccaaaagattgaagaacTGGAAACAAGAATAGAGAAATTCGAAGAGGAGCTTAGAGAAGTTGCTGCTCTTGAAATTGCTCTCTATTCTATTGTGCCGGAGCATGGTAGTTCAGCACATAAGGTACACACACCTGCTCGGCGTCTTTCTAGACTCTACATACATGCTTGCAAATACTGGTCACTAGACAAGCGGGCCACAGTTGGCAGAAATACTGTGTCAGGACTTGTTTTGGTTGCCAAGTCATGCAGCAATGATGTTCCAAG GTTAACTTTCTGGTTGTCAAATACTGTGGTACTGAGGGAAATTATCTCTCAAACATTTGGCAATTCTTGTAACTCGAGCTCCATTTCAAGAATTATTGAATTGAATGGCgagggaaagaaaaatgaagggaaGTCTTCATCACTCAAATGGAAGGGGAATTCAGGCAGTAGACCAACAAGCAATCATGGTCTTATGCAATTTGTGGATGATTGGCAAGAGACAAGGACATTTACAGCTGCGCTAGAGAAAGTTGAATCCTGGATTTTCTCCAGGATTGTTGAATCAATATGGTGGCAG AACTTAACTCCTAACATGCAATCTCCACTTGAGGATTTGGATGTCAATAAAACTGTTGGAAGAGTATCGGGACCCGCCTTGGGTGACCAACAGCAAGGCAACTTTTCAATTAATCTTTGGAGAAATGCTTTCCAAGACGCATTCAAAAGACTATGTCCCATTAGAGCAGGAGGCCATGAATGTGGTTGCTTGCCTGTGTTGGCAAGATTG GTTATGGAGCAATGTATTGCCAGACTAGATGTGGCCATGTTCAATGCCATTCTGCGTGAGTCAGCCCATGAAATCCCAACTGATCCTGTATCAGATCCTATAATTGATTCCAAGGTTTTGCCTATTCCAGCTGGGGATTTGAGCTTTGGATCTGGTGCACAACTCAAAAATTCT ATTGGCAATTGGTCCAGATGGCTTACTGAACTGTTTGGTATTGATGCTGATGATGTTCTGAGAGAATATGATCACAATAATGATGATCCTCAGGGTGGAGATGCTGAATTGAAACACTTCCATCTGCTAAATTCCTTGAGTGACCTTTTGATGCTTCCAAAGGACATGCTTATGGACAGATCAATCAGGACAGAG GTGTgcccatccattagtcttccaTTGGTTAAACGAATACTCTGCAACTTCACTCCAGATGAGTTCTGCCCTGAACCTGTCCCAGGTGCTGTTTTAGAGGCATTAAATGCTGAG TGTATCATAGAGAGGAGATTATCAGGAGAGACAGCCAGCAGCTTCCCTTACCCTGCTGCCCCTGTTATCTATACCCCGCCTTCCCCTGCCAACGTGGCGGAGAAAGTTGCGGAGGCAGGAGGGAATTCTCAGCTGGCTAGAAATGCATCTGTCATACAGAGGAAGGGATATACGAGCGACGATGAACTGGAGGAGCTCGAATCTCCTCTGGCATGTATCATCGACAAAATGCCATCATCTCCCAGTGGTATAGCAAATGGGAACGGGAAAGGGAAAGAGGAGCAAATGAACAGCATTGGGATTGCGAGGTATGAACTCCTTCGTGAAGTTTGGTTAGcgtga